The following proteins are encoded in a genomic region of Reichenbachiella sp.:
- a CDS encoding chromosome segregation protein SMC, which yields MENKSSASEASRTPEKGQNKRIFTVILVLLLLAASGAFVYKYLESSELAKQNQLTQEQLDQAYNDLDSMSNELDTRILKIAQLGGEIDTLLQIKTQLEEEKKAFRKKAYNQINDLQGKVNGYKELLLAQDEEIERLKVLNDSLMVENTELKVAANNLNESIKDLNQSKAKLEEKVATASKLKVEKVEILAISSSGKERPSPFKNRHIDHLKINFEIVENRVAPIEGKGILVKITGPDGNVVFDVAAGSGTFMYEGRESFYTVKKDILFDRNSQALTFLYNKGSDYELGKYVLEVFTDDYKMGEASFIVK from the coding sequence ATGGAAAATAAATCTTCAGCTTCGGAAGCAAGTCGTACGCCTGAAAAAGGTCAAAACAAAAGAATATTCACTGTCATTCTTGTCCTGCTTCTTTTGGCAGCTAGTGGAGCGTTTGTTTATAAATATTTAGAGTCTTCCGAATTGGCCAAACAAAACCAATTGACTCAGGAGCAGCTAGACCAAGCGTATAATGATTTGGACTCAATGAGCAATGAGCTAGATACTAGAATCCTCAAGATTGCTCAACTTGGTGGTGAGATTGATACGTTATTGCAAATCAAAACTCAGTTAGAAGAGGAAAAGAAAGCCTTTAGAAAAAAGGCATACAATCAGATCAATGATCTACAGGGAAAGGTTAATGGTTATAAAGAGCTTCTTTTAGCTCAAGATGAGGAAATTGAACGATTGAAAGTATTGAATGACTCTTTGATGGTTGAAAATACAGAATTGAAAGTGGCTGCCAACAACTTGAATGAGTCCATTAAAGATCTCAATCAAAGTAAAGCAAAGTTAGAGGAGAAGGTGGCCACAGCATCTAAGTTGAAAGTTGAAAAAGTTGAAATTCTAGCGATTAGCTCTAGTGGAAAAGAAAGACCTTCGCCGTTCAAAAATAGGCATATTGATCATTTAAAGATCAATTTTGAGATTGTTGAAAACAGAGTAGCTCCGATTGAAGGAAAAGGAATCCTGGTGAAAATCACCGGTCCGGATGGTAATGTTGTCTTTGATGTAGCGGCGGGTTCTGGTACTTTCATGTATGAAGGAAGAGAAAGCTTCTATACGGTAAAAAAGGACATCCTTTTTGATAGAAATAGCCAAGCCCTTACATTTTTGTATAATAAAGGAAGTGATTATGAACTTGGGAAGTACGTTTTAGAAGTCTTTACTGACGACTATAAAATGGGCGAAGCATCTTTCATCGTTAAATAG
- the dapB gene encoding 4-hydroxy-tetrahydrodipicolinate reductase, which yields MNVGLVGYGKMGQAIEKILLSKGHTISKIINIDNAEEINEITPSNTDVVIEFTAPESALNNIKSVLGNKVPVVSGSTGWLEHYNDVVNFCQAQDSGFFYASNYSLGVNIFFKLNEQLAKMMNGQGYQSSMVEIHHTQKLDAPSGTAITLAEGLIANSDEKKTWVNNKTQNPEELEIISERVDPAPGTHEVTYDSAVDTIKISHIAHSREGFAQGAVLAAEFLTGKKGVFSMDDLLKL from the coding sequence ATGAACGTAGGACTGGTAGGGTATGGGAAAATGGGACAGGCCATTGAAAAAATACTTCTTTCTAAAGGACACACGATTTCAAAAATTATAAATATTGATAATGCAGAGGAGATCAATGAAATCACTCCATCTAATACCGATGTAGTCATAGAATTTACAGCACCCGAATCTGCGCTCAATAATATCAAATCAGTGCTTGGCAATAAAGTGCCTGTCGTATCAGGAAGTACGGGATGGTTGGAACATTATAATGATGTGGTGAACTTTTGTCAAGCACAAGACTCCGGATTTTTCTATGCATCAAATTATAGTTTAGGGGTTAACATTTTCTTTAAACTCAATGAACAACTTGCCAAGATGATGAATGGGCAGGGCTATCAAAGTTCAATGGTTGAAATCCATCACACACAAAAACTGGATGCACCGAGCGGAACAGCCATTACACTGGCAGAAGGTTTGATCGCAAACAGTGACGAAAAGAAAACCTGGGTGAATAATAAAACTCAAAACCCAGAAGAATTGGAAATTATTTCTGAACGAGTTGACCCAGCTCCAGGGACTCATGAAGTTACTTATGACTCAGCAGTAGATACTATCAAAATCAGTCACATTGCCCATAGTAGAGAAGGCTTTGCTCAAGGGGCAGTACTGGCTGCAGAATTTTTGACTGGAAAGAAAGGCGTCTTTTCTATGGATGACCTGCTAAAACTTTAG
- a CDS encoding ParB/RepB/Spo0J family partition protein: MSQKKANKRNALGRGLGALLSDDGGGDKNVLAKKPLRERSASAGSISEINLDQIEVNPFQPRTDFDQEALQELSESIKIQGIIQPITVRKLNNKSFQLISGERRFQASKLAGLDKVPAYIRTADDQQMLEMALIENIQRQDLNAMEVALSYQRLLSECDLKQEQLGDRVGKKRSTVNNYLRLLKLPPDIQAAVRDGKISMGHARALINVEDTTLQLDLLKKILNEDLSVRKVEALVKQASFPDEPQEEPAQKVVSKEILSVQDKLSSHFGTKINIASKDNNKGEIKIPFTSVTELNRILEIIDA; the protein is encoded by the coding sequence ATGAGCCAAAAGAAAGCAAATAAGAGGAACGCGTTAGGTAGAGGGTTAGGTGCACTATTGAGTGATGACGGTGGTGGAGACAAGAACGTATTGGCTAAAAAGCCACTCCGAGAAAGAAGTGCTTCTGCTGGTAGTATTTCGGAAATCAATCTAGATCAGATTGAGGTCAATCCATTCCAACCAAGAACAGACTTTGATCAGGAGGCACTGCAAGAGCTTTCTGAATCTATCAAGATACAGGGTATTATTCAGCCCATCACAGTAAGAAAATTGAATAACAAATCTTTCCAATTAATCTCAGGGGAAAGAAGGTTTCAAGCAAGTAAATTAGCCGGTCTGGACAAGGTACCAGCCTATATCAGGACAGCCGATGATCAGCAAATGCTTGAGATGGCTCTGATTGAAAACATCCAGCGTCAGGATTTGAATGCGATGGAAGTTGCCTTGAGTTATCAACGATTACTTTCTGAATGTGATTTGAAACAAGAACAACTTGGAGATAGAGTTGGAAAGAAAAGATCAACGGTAAACAACTATTTGCGGCTTTTGAAGTTGCCACCAGATATTCAGGCAGCAGTCAGAGATGGTAAGATTTCTATGGGGCACGCCAGAGCGTTGATCAATGTAGAAGACACTACACTGCAATTAGACTTGCTCAAAAAGATTCTAAATGAAGATCTTTCGGTCAGAAAAGTAGAGGCATTGGTGAAGCAAGCGTCATTCCCTGACGAGCCACAGGAAGAGCCTGCACAAAAAGTAGTAAGTAAAGAGATATTAAGTGTTCAAGACAAGTTATCTTCGCACTTTGGGACGAAAATAAATATCGCCTCGAAAGATAACAATAAAGGAGAGATCAAAATACCTTTTACATCCGTTACGGAATTGAATCGTATTTTGGAAATCATTGACGCTTAA
- the lepB gene encoding signal peptidase I: MNWNFFKPKKKEEKKGPVKEWVDAIVFAVVAATLIRWAFMEAFTIPTPSMENSLLVGDFLFVSKINYGPRTPKTPLQFPLTHAKIWGTNIPSYTDAIQLPQFRFPGFGDVERNDVVVFNYPPEFEHPTDLKTHYIKRCVAIGGDTIEVRDSQVYVNGEKGKNPEDMQFAYYLRTDSKINDRVFKKNGVWDYNRGSNNGFYQMHARPEDAKKFESLDFVEEVIPHKEPEDFVNPRIFPNATRFPWNADFYGPLVIPAEGMTIELTEDNVAMYGTTIRNYEGLDDVELKETELFINGEKATSYTFNQNYYFMMGDNRHNSEDSRFWGFVPGDHVVGEASFIWMSIDPNESFLSKIRWSRLFNGIN; the protein is encoded by the coding sequence ATGAATTGGAATTTTTTTAAACCCAAGAAGAAAGAAGAGAAGAAAGGACCTGTGAAAGAATGGGTAGATGCTATTGTATTTGCAGTAGTGGCGGCTACACTTATCCGATGGGCATTCATGGAGGCATTTACTATCCCTACACCATCGATGGAGAATTCGTTGTTGGTGGGTGATTTCTTGTTTGTAAGTAAGATTAACTATGGCCCAAGGACGCCAAAGACTCCTTTGCAGTTTCCTTTGACTCATGCTAAAATTTGGGGGACTAATATTCCATCCTATACCGATGCTATTCAATTGCCACAATTCAGATTTCCTGGATTCGGTGATGTAGAACGAAACGATGTAGTTGTATTTAATTACCCACCCGAATTTGAACACCCAACTGATCTTAAGACACATTACATTAAAAGGTGCGTAGCTATAGGAGGAGATACGATCGAAGTGAGAGATTCTCAAGTCTATGTAAATGGTGAAAAAGGAAAGAACCCAGAAGACATGCAGTTTGCTTATTACTTAAGAACGGATAGCAAAATCAATGACAGGGTGTTTAAAAAGAACGGAGTTTGGGACTACAATCGTGGAAGCAACAATGGGTTTTATCAGATGCATGCTCGTCCAGAAGACGCCAAGAAGTTTGAAAGCCTAGATTTTGTTGAAGAAGTGATACCTCACAAAGAGCCAGAAGATTTTGTCAACCCAAGAATATTCCCAAACGCAACCAGATTCCCATGGAATGCTGATTTTTATGGTCCATTGGTTATCCCGGCCGAGGGGATGACCATCGAATTGACTGAAGACAATGTGGCGATGTATGGCACTACTATACGCAATTATGAAGGACTCGATGATGTCGAATTGAAAGAGACCGAGTTATTCATTAATGGCGAAAAAGCCACTTCATATACATTCAATCAGAATTACTATTTCATGATGGGTGATAATCGTCACAACTCTGAAGATTCAAGGTTCTGGGGATTTGTCCCTGGCGACCATGTAGTAGGTGAGGCTTCATTTATATGGATGTCGATTGATCCTAATGAAAGCTTCTTAAGTAAAATCAGATGGTCTAGACTGTTTAACGGCATAAACTAA
- the ung gene encoding uracil-DNA glycosylase, whose translation MDVKIEKSWKTRLQGEFEAEYFKNLTDFVKSEYENHKIFPPAKNIFSAFDLSPFEKTRVVILGQDPYHGVGQAHGLCFSVQAGTRMPPSLQNIFKEIKDDLNIDIPAHGCLNRWAEQGILLLNATLTVRAHEAGSHQNKGWEQFTDAVIKVLSEQKENLVFLLWGAYAQRKGELIDKSKHYVLESPHPSPFAAHRGFFGNKHFSKTNTYLKSNGLKEIEW comes from the coding sequence ATGGATGTAAAAATTGAAAAAAGCTGGAAGACAAGACTTCAAGGAGAATTTGAAGCTGAGTACTTTAAGAATCTGACAGACTTCGTCAAGTCTGAATATGAAAACCATAAAATATTTCCACCCGCCAAAAACATATTTAGCGCTTTTGATCTAAGCCCATTTGAAAAAACTCGGGTCGTCATACTTGGCCAAGATCCTTATCATGGTGTAGGTCAGGCTCATGGCTTATGCTTCTCTGTTCAAGCAGGCACGCGTATGCCACCTTCTTTACAAAACATATTTAAAGAGATAAAAGATGATCTAAACATAGACATACCGGCTCATGGCTGCCTAAACCGATGGGCCGAACAAGGCATTTTATTGCTCAATGCGACATTGACCGTTCGTGCACATGAAGCAGGATCACATCAGAATAAAGGATGGGAGCAATTTACTGATGCAGTGATTAAAGTGCTGTCAGAACAAAAGGAGAATCTGGTCTTTTTGCTTTGGGGAGCGTATGCTCAACGCAAAGGAGAATTAATTGATAAATCTAAACACTATGTTTTAGAATCTCCTCACCCATCACCATTCGCCGCCCATCGCGGTTTCTTTGGAAACAAGCACTTCAGCAAGACGAATACTTATTTAAAGAGTAATGGGTTGAAAGAAATCGAGTGGTGA
- the yidC gene encoding membrane protein insertase YidC, whose protein sequence is MDKNQITGLVLMLALMTIYFQFFAPEVPEQPVETETIEATSPDAVQDAQINSAAPLAVNDSLTSAIHRERYGIFAPFATGEAKEIEIENESVKIILTSKGGVVKRVELKDYLTYDKDPLILIDRNSSQSDLLFTSNYKPINVSELYYKADYNKVKVEGTDSLTVSFTVALENGRYLEHKYTLGGTGFQLRYEINLVGMDGVIDNQDAQLTWVDNMKNVEHTLKESRAKTTINYQPIGDDFDDLGIGEGAESETIEQGLKWFAFKQRFFSAALIADNKIGKSTLSTIVDPADSSTVKTGTAVLSLPIGDLKTGKGRFQYYFGPNDYTVQKKVVDGFEQNVDLGWFIFRLVNKWLIIPIFNLLEGVISNYGIIIIILVFVIRLILAPLTYKSHMSMAKMKVLKPEMDAIKEKHDGDMQKSQQETMELYRKAGINPLSGCIPVLLQFPFLLAMFNFFPNSIELRQQAFLWASDLSTYDNVLNLPFEIPFYGSHVSLFCLLMTGSTLLYTWSNSQMNTQMQGPMKSMQYMMPIMFLFFLNSFSAGLTFYYFVSNIVSFGQMALFRKFVDEDKILRVMEENRKKNANKKKSKFQLKLEEAMKAGEEQRKQKGKKKK, encoded by the coding sequence ATGGATAAAAATCAGATCACAGGTCTGGTCTTGATGCTTGCATTGATGACCATATATTTTCAATTTTTCGCTCCGGAAGTTCCTGAGCAGCCTGTTGAAACAGAAACCATTGAAGCTACAAGTCCTGACGCGGTTCAGGATGCACAGATAAATAGCGCAGCGCCTTTGGCAGTAAATGATTCGTTGACTTCAGCCATTCACAGAGAGCGCTATGGGATTTTTGCTCCGTTCGCAACTGGCGAGGCTAAAGAAATTGAAATCGAGAATGAGTCAGTGAAGATCATTCTTACGAGTAAAGGCGGTGTTGTTAAAAGGGTAGAACTTAAGGACTACTTGACTTATGACAAAGACCCATTGATATTGATTGACAGGAATAGTAGCCAATCAGACTTGCTCTTTACTAGTAACTACAAGCCAATCAATGTTTCGGAGCTGTACTATAAGGCTGATTACAATAAGGTGAAAGTAGAGGGAACAGATTCATTGACTGTGAGCTTTACAGTGGCCCTGGAAAACGGAAGATATTTAGAGCATAAGTATACATTAGGTGGAACAGGTTTTCAATTGCGCTACGAGATCAACTTAGTTGGTATGGATGGTGTAATCGATAACCAAGACGCACAATTAACTTGGGTGGATAACATGAAAAATGTGGAGCACACCCTTAAAGAATCAAGAGCAAAGACCACCATCAATTATCAGCCTATCGGTGACGATTTTGATGATCTCGGAATAGGCGAAGGAGCAGAGTCGGAAACCATTGAGCAAGGATTAAAATGGTTTGCTTTTAAGCAGCGATTCTTTTCAGCTGCCTTGATTGCTGATAATAAAATTGGTAAATCCACACTGAGCACAATTGTAGATCCAGCGGATAGTTCTACAGTAAAAACAGGTACAGCTGTCTTGTCGTTGCCTATTGGTGATTTGAAAACCGGAAAAGGACGTTTCCAATATTACTTTGGGCCAAATGATTATACAGTTCAGAAAAAGGTAGTTGATGGTTTTGAACAAAATGTAGACCTTGGATGGTTTATCTTCAGGTTAGTTAACAAATGGCTGATCATTCCAATCTTCAACTTATTGGAAGGCGTAATTTCTAACTATGGTATTATTATTATCATTTTAGTATTCGTGATCCGTCTGATTTTGGCTCCTTTGACTTACAAGTCGCATATGTCAATGGCTAAGATGAAAGTCTTAAAGCCGGAGATGGATGCCATCAAAGAGAAACATGATGGAGATATGCAAAAGTCTCAGCAGGAGACTATGGAGCTTTATCGCAAAGCGGGAATTAACCCACTAAGTGGATGTATTCCCGTATTGCTTCAATTTCCTTTCTTGCTGGCGATGTTCAACTTCTTTCCGAACTCGATCGAGTTGAGACAGCAGGCATTCTTATGGGCATCGGATTTATCTACTTATGATAATGTATTGAATCTGCCTTTTGAGATTCCATTTTATGGATCGCACGTGAGTTTGTTCTGTTTATTAATGACAGGATCTACTTTGCTTTATACTTGGTCAAATAGCCAGATGAATACGCAAATGCAGGGGCCAATGAAATCCATGCAGTACATGATGCCGATTATGTTCTTGTTCTTTTTGAATAGCTTCTCTGCAGGTTTAACCTTCTATTATTTTGTTTCGAACATTGTGTCATTCGGACAAATGGCATTGTTTAGAAAGTTTGTTGATGAAGACAAGATTCTTCGAGTGATGGAAGAGAATAGGAAAAAGAATGCGAATAAAAAGAAATCTAAATTTCAGCTCAAACTGGAAGAGGCCATGAAGGCAGGCGAAGAACAGCGCAAGCAAAAAGGCAAGAAAAAGAAGTAA
- a CDS encoding class I SAM-dependent methyltransferase, which produces MNITIIFFRIIRYIRYWLLAMDEHSLQSPYLFNLYQQALNPARRGRLNSAEVEALRRRLHHDERKIELNAFGSGSSMSSPRSKRIKNIARLGITSKSQSEILVNLLEYQGSKVVLELGTSLGVNTIYLSRAKGVEHVVTVDGNTDLCEIARSHFSELKLRNIEQVNSDIDTFLQELDGTFDFIYIDANHTYEATRCFFSKSLHHLSDSGIIILDDINWSPEMSKAWTEIQDEYPDHLYIENDKIGIVFANVESVKRHYILRF; this is translated from the coding sequence TTGAATATTACAATAATCTTCTTTCGAATAATTCGATACATCAGGTATTGGCTTTTGGCCATGGATGAACATAGCCTACAGTCTCCTTATTTATTTAACCTTTATCAACAAGCACTAAATCCAGCAAGAAGGGGGCGGTTAAACAGTGCGGAAGTAGAGGCGCTTCGTAGAAGGCTTCACCATGATGAGAGAAAAATTGAATTGAATGCCTTCGGTTCAGGGTCAAGTATGTCTTCACCACGTTCAAAGCGTATCAAGAATATTGCCCGTTTAGGTATTACCAGCAAGAGTCAATCTGAAATCTTAGTCAATTTGCTGGAATATCAAGGTTCTAAAGTTGTGTTGGAGTTGGGTACTTCTTTGGGCGTAAATACTATTTATTTGAGTCGAGCCAAGGGAGTGGAACATGTAGTTACTGTGGATGGAAACACGGATTTGTGTGAAATCGCAAGAAGTCATTTTTCAGAACTGAAATTGCGAAACATTGAGCAGGTCAATTCAGATATAGATACATTTCTACAAGAACTGGATGGAACTTTTGATTTTATATACATAGATGCAAATCATACTTATGAGGCTACTAGGTGCTTTTTTTCGAAATCTCTACATCATTTATCTGACTCAGGAATAATTATACTCGATGATATTAATTGGTCTCCTGAGATGTCTAAAGCCTGGACTGAAATTCAAGACGAATATCCCGATCATCTTTATATTGAAAATGACAAAATTGGAATAGTATTTGCAAACGTAGAGTCTGTAAAGAGACATTACATTTTGAGGTTTTAA
- the apaG gene encoding Co2+/Mg2+ efflux protein ApaG, with amino-acid sequence MVTEITKGIKVSVETEYQPKYSSPRQFHYVFTYKVTIENQSEHTVQLKSRHWYIKDAAYSDREIEGEGVVGQQPIIEPGQEHVYVSGCNLKSGLGKMIGTYLIERIIDGKKIEVRIPEFVMVVPDRFN; translated from the coding sequence ATGGTTACAGAAATAACAAAAGGCATTAAAGTGAGCGTGGAGACGGAATACCAGCCAAAGTATTCCAGCCCCAGACAATTTCACTATGTCTTTACCTACAAGGTGACTATCGAAAACCAAAGTGAGCATACCGTTCAACTCAAATCAAGACACTGGTATATTAAAGATGCAGCCTATAGTGATCGTGAGATCGAAGGAGAGGGTGTAGTAGGTCAACAGCCTATTATTGAGCCAGGACAAGAGCATGTATATGTCTCTGGGTGTAATCTAAAAAGTGGTTTGGGTAAAATGATTGGAACCTACCTCATAGAACGAATCATTGACGGTAAAAAAATTGAAGTACGGATTCCAGAGTTCGTAATGGTAGTGCCCGACCGTTTCAATTAG
- a CDS encoding DUF5683 domain-containing protein, whose product MKSSVLVWIGCLIISVSAVAQNETIIRANTDTTIVATDLGGIETFQSKSTLDPDKAALYAAVFPGLGQMYNKQYWKLPILYGGAIVIGHFIKYNNDFYNAFRNAYIAQTDGDDSTLNPFPQFSEEALQRNAERFKRNRDFMVIMGVVYYLVQIVDAHVSAHLIEFNINDDLALQPTYYPREEYFAQNVGMSLVFKLRK is encoded by the coding sequence GTGAAATCATCGGTACTAGTTTGGATAGGATGCTTGATCATCAGCGTTTCAGCTGTAGCTCAAAATGAAACGATCATTCGAGCGAATACTGACACTACCATAGTGGCTACTGATCTAGGCGGAATAGAAACTTTTCAAAGCAAATCAACTTTAGATCCAGACAAGGCAGCGCTTTATGCCGCTGTATTCCCGGGTCTGGGTCAGATGTACAATAAACAATATTGGAAACTACCTATCCTTTATGGAGGGGCCATAGTTATTGGTCATTTCATTAAGTACAACAATGACTTTTATAATGCTTTTCGAAATGCTTATATAGCACAAACAGATGGAGATGATAGTACATTAAACCCATTTCCTCAGTTTAGTGAAGAAGCCCTACAGAGGAACGCAGAAAGATTTAAGCGAAATCGAGATTTCATGGTCATTATGGGAGTGGTATATTATCTAGTTCAGATCGTGGACGCTCATGTGTCTGCCCATTTAATCGAATTCAACATCAACGATGATTTGGCCTTGCAGCCAACATATTATCCTAGAGAGGAATACTTTGCCCAAAATGTAGGTATGTCTTTGGTTTTTAAATTGAGAAAATAG
- a CDS encoding AAA family ATPase, translated as MGKIISIANQKGGVGKTTTAINLAASLAALEYKTLLVDADPQANSTSGIGEDPKQVKAGIYECMVDAIDPYECIIKSEINYLDLLPSHIDLVGAEVELVNYDEREMKMKASLEAIREDYDFIIIDCSPSLGLITVNALTASDSVIIPVQCEYFALEGLGKLLNTIKIIQSRLNPELEIEGILLTMYDMRLRLSNQVVEEVTTHFKSMVFDTLIPRNIKLSESPSFGLPAISHDAESKGAISYLNLANEIVANNEQLAEMA; from the coding sequence ATGGGTAAGATCATCTCAATTGCAAATCAAAAAGGTGGAGTAGGTAAAACTACTACAGCGATTAATCTAGCAGCTAGTTTAGCAGCACTGGAATACAAAACGCTTCTAGTAGATGCTGATCCTCAGGCGAATTCTACGTCAGGTATCGGTGAAGACCCCAAGCAAGTGAAGGCTGGGATATACGAATGTATGGTGGATGCTATTGATCCGTATGAGTGTATTATCAAATCTGAAATCAATTATTTGGATTTGTTGCCGTCTCATATCGACTTGGTCGGTGCTGAGGTCGAGTTGGTCAACTACGATGAGCGTGAGATGAAAATGAAAGCTTCTTTGGAGGCTATCAGAGAAGATTATGACTTCATCATTATAGATTGCTCGCCTTCTTTAGGTTTGATTACTGTCAATGCACTTACCGCTTCAGATTCAGTTATAATCCCTGTACAGTGTGAATATTTCGCTTTGGAAGGATTAGGTAAGCTTTTGAATACGATCAAAATTATTCAATCCAGGTTGAATCCTGAATTGGAGATCGAAGGTATCTTGCTGACCATGTATGATATGAGATTAAGATTGTCTAATCAGGTAGTGGAAGAAGTAACCACTCATTTCAAATCAATGGTATTTGATACCTTGATCCCAAGAAACATCAAGCTGAGTGAGTCTCCAAGTTTTGGATTGCCAGCGATCTCGCATGATGCGGAAAGTAAGGGTGCGATTAGTTACCTGAATCTTGCGAATGAGATTGTAGCCAATAATGAACAATTGGCTGAAATGGCCTAA
- a CDS encoding DoxX family protein has product MTLKNIIKYLPRFIAAIILLETLLFKFGIGGEAFLNESKALFTNLTISIFGHGDFEAFFRVSTGVLELIASILLLWPKHAGLGALLGVILMFGATLSHLFFIGVIVGNDGGQLMVMALIVLMCCTKVLLDEKPNVLAFFGK; this is encoded by the coding sequence ATGACACTGAAGAATATCATCAAATATCTACCTAGGTTTATTGCCGCTATCATCCTGCTTGAGACCTTGCTATTTAAATTTGGAATTGGTGGTGAAGCTTTTCTAAATGAATCGAAAGCACTATTCACAAACCTAACTATTTCAATTTTTGGTCACGGAGATTTTGAGGCTTTCTTCAGAGTGAGCACAGGTGTATTGGAATTGATAGCCTCCATCCTTTTACTTTGGCCCAAACACGCCGGATTAGGTGCGCTGCTTGGCGTAATACTCATGTTTGGTGCCACCCTATCTCACTTGTTTTTTATTGGTGTAATTGTAGGGAATGACGGTGGTCAATTGATGGTAATGGCCCTAATTGTACTTATGTGCTGTACAAAGGTCCTACTGGATGAAAAACCAAATGTCTTGGCCTTCTTTGGAAAATAA
- a CDS encoding MarR family transcriptional regulator, whose product MGLNKDIKQKKFKSEFEKVVVNLMFTRNWLDEQQQKVLKPYGLTIPQYNVMRILRGQHPEVSTVNLIIERMLDRMSNVSRIVDKLVSKELVSRIPNLKDRRAVDVFITKKGLEILEQLDDSFQALFEEINNFSDEECSRVSDFLDRFRGTEPD is encoded by the coding sequence ATGGGGTTGAATAAGGATATCAAGCAAAAGAAATTCAAGTCGGAATTTGAAAAGGTAGTAGTGAATCTGATGTTCACTAGAAACTGGTTGGATGAGCAGCAACAAAAAGTACTTAAGCCTTATGGGCTAACCATACCTCAATATAACGTAATGAGGATTCTTAGGGGACAACACCCTGAAGTGTCGACCGTGAATCTAATAATTGAAAGGATGCTGGATAGAATGTCAAATGTGTCCAGAATTGTAGATAAGCTGGTTTCTAAAGAGTTAGTTTCTAGAATACCCAATTTGAAAGACAGAAGGGCTGTTGATGTGTTTATTACAAAAAAGGGTCTCGAAATACTCGAACAATTGGATGATTCATTCCAAGCACTTTTCGAAGAAATAAATAACTTTTCAGATGAAGAGTGCAGTAGAGTGAGTGATTTTTTAGATCGATTTAGAGGTACGGAGCCAGATTAA